CTTTGTTGGGAACGGTCAGTCTTTTTATCAAAAGCAGTTTGTCCCCCAAATCGCTGGTCTTTTACAAAACTAATCCCAAAATGAGTTCCAAAACCTGAATGCTCTAAGTCATTATAATTTAACAGATAAGCTGCATTAATTTGATTTCCGGTGGGTTGATCCAAAAAACCATCATTATTTGAATCTGTTTTTCCTAATGTTGCATTCCCATGCAGCAGAACCGACTGATTCCAATGTTCGTTGAGTTGAGAAGTAGCAGTAATATTTGTTTCAACTCTTCCGTGCACATCTGCAAAAAAATTGACAGCGGTTTCCGGTTGCTCCTGGGTTTTCAAAAGTTCGGTGTTAATTTGTCCGGTAATGCTTTCATAACCGTTAACTACGGTGCTTCCACCCTTTGTTAACTGGATTCCGCCGATCCATCTTCCCGGGATTAAATTCAGTCCGTAAGGTGATGCGATTCCACGAATGGAGGGCAGAAGTTCTTTGGTAAGCGAGGTGTATTTTTGGTCCAAACCGAGCATTTTCAATTGCTTCGTTCCTGTCACTGCATTACTGAAAGAAACGTCTACTGTTGCGTTTGTTTCAAAGCTTTCAGACAAATTACAACACGCGGCTTTTAAGAGTTCTTTCGTTCCGATATTAAAAGTTAGACCTGTTTCTTTTTTACTTAAAGCCGTCGCCTGCTCCAGTTTTGTTAACCGAACTTCTTCGATAGATTTATCAAAATGATCGGCATTTTGGGAGAAATCTTTTTTTAGTGCAGGTTCTTCTTCATGATGAACCAAATCACTTTTTACGCCTAAAGGTAATGTCCGGTCATACAGACAGCAATCAGGAAGATTGTTGTAAGTAGCATCTTTGGTTGTGAATTTCTCATTGTCATGACCGACTTCCGCAATCTTCTTCAAAATTAAATCTGCCGAAGTTTTAGCAGGGTCAAAGTTTAAGGTTACAATTTGTGTATCTGCATCCCAATTGGAAGAATCAGCACCGGCACTTGCTGCCGCTTTTTCGATTCGCGCCTTACATGAACCGCAATTTCCCCGAACATAAAATTGATTGTCCTGTTTGATAGGTTTTGCAGAAATTTCTTTTTTTAGAAAAGAAGGTTCTCTTTCATAATGACAACAAGAGGGTAAATTCTCATAAACAGCAGCAGTAGCGCTATATTTTTCGTTATCGTGCCCTACGTTAGCAATCTCTTTTAAAATTTCATCAGCTGAAGTTGTAGTAGCGTCAAATTCTATCTCTAATTTTTGAGTTTCGGCGGTCCAGTTAGCGGTTTTTGCACCCGTTTTTTTAGCGGCGCTTTCAATTCTTTCTTTGCACATCGAACAATTTCCCTTAACCTGAAAAGTAGATTTTGTAGTGGTTTGAGCAAATATAATTGAATTAATGAGTAGGGAAAATAGGCAAAGACTTTTTAACAAAGTTTTCATTTTTTAAAATAAGTTAATTAACATAATACGTTTGCTAAAAGAACATTCTTTTAGCTGTAGACTAATGTGTTAACCTATTTTAGGCGGCTGCCAAATATTTTGAAGTGTTGAAAGAAAGTAAGAACTTCCATATTCAAAATTAAGCTTCTGAATAAAGAAATTGTTTTCTAATGTAGAATTAATTTCCGGAGAGAGATAGTTCAGTACAAGATGAACGGTGCAGGAATGACATTGTGTGCAATCGTCTCCACAGTTGTTTTTCTCCGACGTTTTACTTGACTGATCAGAATGACAAGATTCTGTCTTTTTGGTTTTGCAGCAGTCTTGCTGAGGTGACATTTGATCGCAACATTCAACAGCGGTTTGAGCATAAATCATTTGTTTGGGAAGAATAAAAATACTCAATCCCAAAACAATAAAAAATATTTTCAAAGTTCTTGACATGCTTTTGCAAAATTAATTAAAATAATCGTAACCAAGTACAATGTTAAACGTTATTAAAAAAAAGTTAAAAAATTCTCATTCAATTGCTTGACAGTGAATAAATTGTATTTTTGCATCACCAAAACCATTTAACATAATATCGAATGCAGAAAGTCCTTTTAATATTAGTAACTGTTTTATTTTTCACCACCTCCTTCTATAAGATCAGTGATTCAGAAATAAAAACAACAGAAACTGATCTAAAAGTAAAACCACAAAATTTAATTAAAAATGATCCAAAAGGAGTAGCTTCTATAGCGACAGAAATTTATTCCGCTTTGGGATTCGAAAATATAAATAAACTTAATCCAGACGTTTTTTACAAAGCATATTTGGGATTTAACAATCTGAAAAAAGCAGGGCAGTTAAACGAAGACGCTCATCTTTTAAGTATTTGCGACTTTTCATTATCCTCTACTCAAAAAAGGCTTTGGGTCATTGATTTGAATGAGAAGAAAGTGGTGTACAATTCTTTGGTTGCACATGGTAAAAATACAGGTGAAGAATTTGCGCAGAAATTTTCCAACACCGAAAGTTCGCTTCAAAGTAGCCTTGGATTTTACATTACCGAAAGTACGTACAATGGCTCCAACGGTTATTCTTTAAAACTTTTAGGAATGGATGCCGGATACAATGATGC
This DNA window, taken from Kaistella carnis, encodes the following:
- a CDS encoding TonB-dependent receptor domain-containing protein; its protein translation is MKTLLKSLCLFSLLINSIIFAQTTTKSTFQVKGNCSMCKERIESAAKKTGAKTANWTAETQKLEIEFDATTTSADEILKEIANVGHDNEKYSATAAVYENLPSCCHYEREPSFLKKEISAKPIKQDNQFYVRGNCGSCKARIEKAAASAGADSSNWDADTQIVTLNFDPAKTSADLILKKIAEVGHDNEKFTTKDATYNNLPDCCLYDRTLPLGVKSDLVHHEEEPALKKDFSQNADHFDKSIEEVRLTKLEQATALSKKETGLTFNIGTKELLKAACCNLSESFETNATVDVSFSNAVTGTKQLKMLGLDQKYTSLTKELLPSIRGIASPYGLNLIPGRWIGGIQLTKGGSTVVNGYESITGQINTELLKTQEQPETAVNFFADVHGRVETNITATSQLNEHWNQSVLLHGNATLGKTDSNNDGFLDQPTGNQINAAYLLNYNDLEHSGFGTHFGISFVKDQRFGGQTAFDKKTDRSQQSAYGVGIDLSRFEIWNKTGYMFKDKPYQSIGWMNQFTTHHQDSFFGQRNYWGNQNTFYSNLVFESIIGNTNNKFKTGASFLYDQYDEDYLTQNYKRTETVPGVFFEYTLTGLKYTLVAGARTDFHNLAGTQFTPRVNFKYDLTPKTIVRLSAGRGFRTANVFAESQQYFASNRQLEILGNGGKIYDLKPEIAWNYGASIQQEFKLFNRKATLVADFFRTDFQDQVLADLDLSPQKLVFYNLDGKSFANSLQTQLDFTPAKNLELRLAYKYYDVQANFIGGKREIPFMAKNRGFFNASYSTDKNNKGAFWNFDSTLQLIGEQKLPNLNFNPENYRLPEYSKSYATLNAQISRTFNKNIRVYVGGENLTGYMQNNPIIDVENPFGNYFDASMVYAPIMGANVYLGLDFTF
- a CDS encoding murein L,D-transpeptidase catalytic domain family protein gives rise to the protein MQKVLLILVTVLFFTTSFYKISDSEIKTTETDLKVKPQNLIKNDPKGVASIATEIYSALGFENINKLNPDVFYKAYLGFNNLKKAGQLNEDAHLLSICDFSLSSTQKRLWVIDLNEKKVVYNSLVAHGKNTGEEFAQKFSNTESSLQSSLGFYITESTYNGSNGYSLKLLGMDAGYNDAALQRAIVMHGADYVSEDFIKNQKRLGRSWGCPAVPRALAEPIINTIKGKSCLFIYYPDEQYLSSSKWLKESEEV